From one Peredibacter starrii genomic stretch:
- a CDS encoding TAXI family TRAP transporter solute-binding subunit produces MNKAYRRSLDTLMEYFDLGPTVALTIILVSATIIFTGVIFFVRSAPPTELTFISGPEGSIFHGIAVKYQKALGKNGIKVNILTSNGSLDNLNRIYEKDTKVDLALVQSGSEEEGKKYRRLVSLGGISHQPLFFFYRGKPIERMYEMKGKTIAISSEGSGARKLALKILKLNGITEGPNLVTLEGEEVSKALLEKKIDGAFLMGEDASLDVLRKLLNSDDIRLMNFKNANAYIRKIDILHKLEVPEGVLNFEKNIPSENITLIGPMVELIATKDLHPALSDMVLDAAMDIHGNAGVFKKRNEFPVAAENKIRLSDDAERFYKSGKSFLYRYLPFWMASLLNRILISFLPMLILLVPAVRSIPAIFRWFGKLRIRRRYRALLKLEEKFMYENDMEKLKDLFAQFESIEKDVQRMRIKAILADQFYMLRSHIEYVRRLMVSKMSA; encoded by the coding sequence ATGAACAAAGCTTATCGTAGAAGTCTTGATACACTGATGGAATACTTTGACCTGGGTCCAACTGTGGCCCTGACGATTATTCTCGTATCGGCCACTATCATCTTCACTGGTGTGATCTTCTTCGTGAGAAGCGCCCCTCCTACTGAGCTCACTTTTATTTCAGGCCCAGAAGGAAGTATCTTTCACGGTATCGCTGTTAAATATCAAAAGGCGCTGGGAAAGAATGGAATCAAAGTAAACATTCTCACATCTAATGGCTCTCTCGATAACTTGAATCGTATCTATGAGAAAGATACTAAAGTCGATCTGGCACTCGTTCAAAGCGGTTCAGAGGAAGAGGGTAAAAAGTATCGTCGTCTCGTTTCACTTGGTGGAATTAGCCACCAGCCTCTGTTCTTTTTCTATCGTGGGAAACCGATTGAGCGCATGTATGAGATGAAGGGCAAGACGATTGCGATCAGCTCTGAGGGTTCTGGTGCTCGTAAACTTGCTCTTAAAATTCTAAAGCTTAATGGAATTACTGAAGGTCCAAATCTCGTAACACTGGAAGGCGAAGAAGTAAGCAAGGCCCTTCTTGAGAAAAAAATCGATGGTGCTTTCCTCATGGGTGAAGATGCTTCCCTTGATGTTCTGAGAAAGCTTTTGAACTCTGACGACATCAGACTTATGAACTTCAAGAACGCTAATGCCTATATCCGTAAGATTGATATACTTCACAAACTTGAAGTTCCAGAGGGTGTTCTAAATTTTGAAAAGAACATCCCTTCAGAGAACATTACTCTCATTGGACCGATGGTAGAACTTATTGCCACGAAGGATCTTCACCCTGCTCTGTCTGATATGGTGTTAGATGCGGCGATGGATATCCATGGAAATGCCGGTGTATTTAAGAAACGTAATGAGTTCCCTGTTGCGGCCGAAAATAAGATTCGACTCAGTGACGATGCTGAGCGCTTCTATAAGTCTGGTAAGAGCTTCCTCTATCGTTACCTTCCTTTCTGGATGGCGAGCCTATTGAACCGAATCCTTATCTCTTTCCTACCAATGCTAATTTTACTCGTTCCTGCAGTTCGTAGTATTCCGGCCATCTTCCGTTGGTTTGGTAAACTTCGCATTCGTAGACGTTACCGTGCTCTTCTTAAACTTGAAGAGAAGTTCATGTATGAGAACGACATGGAGAAACTTAAAGATCTTTTTGCTCAGTTTGAAAGCATTGAGAAGGATGTTCAACGCATGAGAATTAAGGCAATTCTGGCCGATCAATTTTATATGCTCAGATCTCATATTGAGTATGTAAGAAGGTTGATGGTTTCGAAGATGAGTGCGTAA